The Hyphomicrobium sp. MC1 genome window below encodes:
- the prmC gene encoding peptide chain release factor N(5)-glutamine methyltransferase has translation MTTPAARADNGAASGFRPEMSLAEALSLLTRTLIEAGLDTPQRDARFLMQGLLGLDGAQLLTGSGRPLGDAAGLLRDAAARRAAHEPVSRILGRRGFYGRDFIVTPDVLDPRPDTEVVVELALDLVKGRGLAEAPLSIADIGTGSGILIVTLLAELPNARGLATDISPAALAVARRNAEAHGVVDRIQFVATTGLDGCPGPFDLVISNPPYISTEEIAGLEPDVKDFDPVLALDGGDDGLRVYRDIARNIMELQASCLVVLEIGATQAEAVEDIFSKSGAQPIGRRQDLGGHTRAVALEIHL, from the coding sequence ATGACGACGCCGGCTGCGCGCGCTGATAACGGGGCGGCGTCCGGCTTCCGGCCAGAGATGAGTCTCGCCGAGGCGTTGAGCCTGCTGACGCGAACGCTGATCGAGGCCGGGCTCGATACGCCGCAGCGGGATGCGCGCTTTCTGATGCAAGGGCTGCTCGGGCTCGATGGCGCTCAATTGCTGACGGGATCGGGGCGCCCACTTGGGGACGCCGCTGGCCTCCTCAGGGATGCAGCAGCCCGGCGGGCAGCGCACGAACCCGTCTCGCGCATTCTCGGACGCCGAGGTTTTTACGGGCGGGATTTCATTGTGACGCCGGACGTTCTCGATCCGCGTCCCGATACCGAAGTCGTCGTCGAGCTGGCGCTCGATCTGGTCAAGGGCCGCGGGTTGGCGGAAGCGCCGCTGTCGATCGCAGACATCGGGACGGGCTCTGGCATTCTGATCGTCACGCTGCTGGCCGAGCTGCCGAATGCGCGCGGGTTGGCAACGGATATCAGCCCGGCGGCTCTGGCCGTCGCGCGCCGGAATGCGGAAGCCCACGGGGTTGTGGATCGAATTCAGTTTGTTGCGACAACTGGTCTCGACGGTTGTCCGGGGCCGTTCGACCTTGTGATTTCGAATCCACCCTATATATCCACGGAAGAGATCGCTGGTCTCGAGCCGGACGTGAAGGACTTCGATCCGGTGCTGGCTCTCGATGGCGGCGACGACGGGCTTCGCGTTTACCGTGATATCGCCCGAAATATCATGGAATTGCAGGCGTCTTGCCTGGTGGTTCTGGAAATCGGCGCGACACAGGCCGAAGCGGTTGAAGACATTTTCTCAAAATCCGGGGCGCAACCCATTGGGCGACGTCAGGATTTGGGTGGCCATACGCGCGCTGTTGCGCTGGAGATACATCTCTAA
- a CDS encoding DUF4167 domain-containing protein, producing MRQGQQNRRGRGRNNNNNNNRKSQNPLMRSFESSGPDVKIRGTPSHIAEKYISLARDALSSGDPVLAENYLQHAEHYNRIILGYREQMAQQGGVDPMGNGAARTHSLAGPEGADSDEFGDEDGDEFGGGQQQAIAGQGNQPDVQPPFPQQQRNFDNQNRYDNRQPRHERFNNNRHDRGDRGDRQDFRGDRGDRYEQRNGQGGEGRFREDRRPQHNGNGDSHQGEGGFRRRERYQAPSGAPNGAEREPANGGSFQPSVATSSPAPAPAAERERPERSERSERPERSERPERSAPQAAASIDQQEQPAFLRRPVRRPRREEPAEAPAVPPAANEDSE from the coding sequence ATGAGGCAAGGTCAACAGAACCGTCGCGGTCGCGGACGAAACAACAACAATAATAATAACCGCAAATCGCAAAATCCTCTGATGCGCAGCTTCGAGAGTTCGGGGCCCGACGTGAAGATTCGCGGTACGCCCTCGCATATCGCCGAGAAGTACATCAGCCTGGCGCGCGATGCGCTGTCGTCGGGCGATCCGGTGCTCGCTGAGAACTATCTCCAGCACGCCGAGCATTATAATCGCATCATCCTGGGCTATCGCGAGCAGATGGCGCAGCAGGGCGGCGTGGACCCGATGGGGAACGGCGCCGCGCGGACGCATTCGCTTGCCGGGCCTGAAGGCGCCGACAGCGACGAGTTCGGCGATGAGGATGGTGACGAGTTCGGCGGGGGCCAACAGCAGGCTATCGCCGGTCAGGGTAACCAGCCGGACGTGCAGCCGCCTTTCCCGCAGCAGCAGCGCAATTTCGATAATCAAAACCGTTACGACAATCGCCAGCCGCGCCACGAGCGGTTCAACAACAATCGCCATGATCGTGGTGATCGCGGCGATCGGCAGGATTTCCGGGGCGACCGCGGTGACCGGTACGAACAGCGCAACGGCCAAGGCGGCGAGGGTCGCTTCCGTGAGGATCGGCGCCCACAGCACAACGGCAACGGAGACTCGCATCAGGGTGAAGGCGGTTTCCGCCGTCGCGAGCGCTATCAGGCCCCGAGTGGGGCTCCGAACGGCGCCGAGCGCGAGCCCGCGAACGGCGGAAGTTTCCAGCCGTCGGTCGCGACGTCTTCTCCGGCACCGGCTCCGGCTGCCGAACGTGAACGTCCCGAGCGGTCAGAGCGGTCTGAACGCCCTGAGCGTTCCGAGCGTCCGGAACGTTCAGCGCCGCAAGCTGCGGCTTCGATCGACCAGCAGGAGCAGCCCGCCTTCCTGCGCCGCCCGGTTCGCCGGCCGCGTCGCGAAGAGCCGGCCGAAGCTCCGGCCGTGCCGCCAGCCGCAAACGAAGACAGCGAATAA
- a CDS encoding MOSC domain-containing protein — protein MATSGTATIEALYRYPVKGLTPEPLESVELRPMQTLPFDRAYAIENGPGPFDPANPQHLQKIHFVMLMRNEELATVRSLFDDSTETLVISKGGAEIARGDLRTEAGRTAIEDAIARIVTSGLRGRPRVVVSPGHSFSDVAPKCVHLVNRQSLTALEGMLGAPVDARRFRPNLVLDGLEPWQELDLVGKKLRTGGITLEVFKRTERCAATNVDPETGERDMKIPSFLSKTLGHTDFGVYARIVDGGRLHVGDTLEVTD, from the coding sequence ATGGCCACTTCCGGGACCGCTACGATCGAAGCCCTTTACCGCTATCCGGTTAAAGGTTTGACGCCGGAACCGCTCGAAAGCGTGGAATTGCGCCCGATGCAGACCCTGCCCTTCGACCGGGCCTACGCCATCGAGAACGGTCCCGGCCCCTTCGACCCGGCAAACCCCCAGCACCTGCAGAAAATTCACTTCGTCATGCTGATGCGGAACGAGGAGCTGGCGACCGTCCGTTCCTTATTCGACGACAGCACCGAGACCCTCGTCATCTCGAAGGGCGGCGCCGAGATCGCCCGTGGGGACCTGCGAACCGAAGCGGGCCGCACCGCTATCGAAGACGCCATCGCCCGCATCGTAACCTCGGGTTTACGTGGACGTCCCCGCGTCGTTGTCAGCCCAGGACACAGCTTTTCCGACGTCGCACCCAAATGCGTCCACCTCGTCAACCGCCAGAGTTTAACCGCACTCGAAGGCATGCTCGGCGCGCCCGTCGATGCCCGGCGCTTCCGCCCGAACCTCGTGCTCGACGGCTTGGAACCCTGGCAGGAACTGGACCTCGTCGGCAAAAAGTTGCGGACCGGCGGCATCACCCTCGAAGTCTTCAAGCGCACCGAGCGCTGCGCGGCGACCAACGTCGACCCAGAGACGGGCGAACGTGACATGAAGATCCCGTCGTTCCTGTCTAAGACCCTGGGGCACACGGATTTCGGCGTCTACGCCCGCATCGTCGACGGCGGCCGGCTCCACGTCGGCGACACCCTCGAAGTCACCGATTGA